From a single Bryobacter aggregatus MPL3 genomic region:
- the cysE gene encoding serine O-acetyltransferase, producing MLRAIREQIDVIFREDPAARSVVEVLLCYPGLHAILLHRLAHALYHLNLKLLARIISTFARGITGIEIHPGATIGRRFFIDHGMGVVIGETAVIGDDVILYQGVTLGGTGKERGKRHPTLGNHVVVGTGAKVLGNITLGDNVKIGAGSVVVHSVPGDSTVVGIPGRVVRTRGQIADDLQHGELPDPQGQDLENMQHRVDQLELAIRALLEEKTRP from the coding sequence ATGTTGCGCGCTATCAGGGAACAAATCGACGTCATCTTTCGGGAAGATCCCGCGGCACGCAGTGTCGTCGAAGTCCTTCTCTGCTACCCAGGGCTGCACGCGATTCTGCTCCATCGCCTCGCGCACGCGCTCTATCACCTCAATCTCAAACTCCTCGCCCGCATCATCTCCACCTTTGCGCGTGGCATCACCGGCATTGAAATCCACCCTGGGGCCACCATCGGCCGCCGCTTCTTCATCGATCACGGCATGGGGGTCGTCATCGGCGAAACAGCGGTCATTGGCGATGACGTTATCCTCTACCAGGGCGTCACCCTGGGCGGGACAGGCAAGGAGCGCGGCAAGCGCCATCCCACGCTCGGCAATCACGTTGTAGTCGGCACGGGCGCCAAGGTGCTGGGCAACATTACGCTCGGCGACAATGTCAAAATCGGCGCAGGCAGTGTCGTGGTCCATTCCGTACCAGGAGACTCTACGGTGGTCGGCATCCCCGGTCGCGTCGTTCGGACGCGGGGCCAGATTGCCGACGATCTGCAGCACGGAGAACTCCCAGACCCGCAAGGCCAGGATCTTGAAAACATGCAGCACCGCGTGGATCAGTTGGAGTTGGCGATTCGCGCATTGCTCGAAGAAAAGACGCGCCCATGA
- a CDS encoding NADH-quinone oxidoreductase subunit A, with protein sequence MPEGYLPIFFLLVIAIAFPVIALIVARLLRPSIPNQAKYEAYECGIEVEGSSRARFSVRFYIIAILFVIFDVETIFLFPWAVRYKQLGWFGVAEVTLFLSILIAGYLWARRKGALNWV encoded by the coding sequence ATGCCGGAAGGGTATCTCCCTATTTTCTTCCTTCTGGTGATCGCAATCGCGTTTCCCGTCATCGCGTTGATTGTCGCCCGCCTCCTTCGACCCTCCATTCCCAATCAGGCAAAGTACGAAGCCTATGAGTGTGGCATCGAAGTAGAGGGCAGTTCCCGCGCCCGATTCTCAGTTCGCTTTTACATCATTGCGATACTTTTCGTGATTTTTGATGTGGAAACGATCTTCTTATTCCCCTGGGCCGTCCGTTACAAACAACTGGGCTGGTTTGGGGTCGCGGAGGTGACGCTATTTCTTTCAATCCTGATCGCCGGTTATCTATGGGCTCGCAGGAAGGGTGCACTCAACTGGGTGTAA
- a CDS encoding alanyl-tRNA editing protein has protein sequence MTDRLYYQDSRLWDFQASVVERSADGLRIQLDRTAFYPNSGGQPFDTGTLSGLRVVEVVEAGEDIVHVLETPLAAELSVVHGVVDGARRLDHMVQHTGQHLLSAVMAEEFSLSTVSFHMGAVGSTVDVEPNRVSASLLLEIEGRVNERVRENRAVQIGFEAASGATGLRKASEREGLLRIISIEGLDRSACGGTHVSHTGEIGLVLLGKTEKVRDALRIEFYCGARALSELRQRLDRAAENERSLRERLAEADKARKRMSLELAELHGQRRYEESKADWSGRRVWVETVDEIDETSRVSATCFAANPGALVVLAGRLNGGVLFTAHPELGIDCGKQLKAALEVAGGRGGGTAKMAQGSVAVPEKLNEVVARLLSRGERDEGHPGEQ, from the coding sequence TTGACAGACCGTCTCTATTATCAGGACTCCCGGCTTTGGGATTTTCAGGCTTCCGTGGTGGAGCGTTCCGCCGATGGGCTACGTATTCAACTCGATCGCACCGCGTTCTATCCCAATTCCGGTGGGCAGCCTTTTGATACAGGCACTCTCAGTGGACTTCGCGTGGTCGAAGTGGTGGAGGCGGGCGAGGACATTGTGCATGTTCTTGAGACTCCGCTGGCCGCGGAGCTCAGTGTAGTTCATGGGGTGGTGGATGGCGCACGGCGGCTGGATCACATGGTGCAGCATACGGGGCAGCACCTGCTCAGCGCTGTGATGGCGGAGGAGTTCTCTCTGTCTACGGTCAGTTTCCACATGGGGGCCGTGGGCTCGACGGTGGATGTGGAGCCGAATCGCGTTTCTGCCTCCCTGCTGCTGGAGATCGAAGGCCGGGTGAATGAGCGGGTTCGCGAGAACCGGGCGGTGCAGATTGGATTTGAAGCCGCTTCTGGTGCTACCGGATTGCGCAAGGCCAGTGAGCGGGAAGGGCTTCTGCGCATCATCTCGATTGAGGGCTTGGATCGGAGTGCTTGTGGCGGGACTCATGTCTCGCATACGGGCGAGATTGGGTTGGTGCTCCTCGGCAAGACGGAAAAGGTGCGGGATGCACTTCGCATCGAGTTCTATTGTGGAGCCCGTGCGCTGTCGGAGTTGCGCCAACGGCTCGACCGGGCGGCTGAGAATGAACGCAGTCTGCGCGAGCGACTGGCGGAGGCCGACAAGGCTCGCAAGCGGATGTCCTTGGAGCTAGCGGAACTGCATGGACAGCGCCGCTATGAAGAAAGCAAGGCTGATTGGTCCGGACGCCGGGTGTGGGTGGAGACGGTGGACGAAATCGATGAGACTTCCCGTGTGAGCGCGACTTGTTTTGCTGCGAACCCCGGAGCTCTGGTGGTGCTGGCTGGACGGTTGAACGGTGGCGTGCTGTTTACGGCGCATCCGGAACTGGGCATCGATTGTGGCAAGCAGTTGAAGGCTGCTCTCGAGGTGGCTGGCGGGCGTGGGGGCGGCACGGCCAAAATGGCACAGGGGAGCGTTGCCGTGCCAGAAAAATTAAATGAAGTTGTGGCGCGTCTCTTAAGCCGGGGAGAGCGAGATGAGGGCCATCCCGGCGAGCAATAG
- a CDS encoding PEP-CTERM sorting domain-containing protein: MKKLIQLSLVGSSALASTISYSGVQNLSITVASNGETFQAMDVDFDGDGTIDMIFRVGAGDSDPSAEWDGRSSARIFLQNGTGVAGGDGNVQPLLIGDSTEWLPWVAQEFNEQMLLSLGKDGSGNFPNGEDRYLAFTLKKDNDVLKGWALVNVSLDFTSFNATQVPYAVNRATLTLQEWAYSCAANENIEMGDKGGATGASGCGVENVPEPSTFGLLALGAAGLGILKRRKA, from the coding sequence ATGAAAAAACTGATTCAGCTGAGCTTGGTGGGGTCCTCGGCCTTGGCCAGCACCATCTCTTATAGCGGGGTTCAAAACCTCAGCATCACTGTGGCCTCCAATGGTGAGACGTTTCAAGCTATGGACGTCGATTTCGATGGGGATGGGACGATTGACATGATCTTCCGAGTCGGCGCCGGGGATTCCGACCCGTCTGCTGAATGGGATGGAAGGTCTTCTGCGCGGATCTTCTTGCAAAATGGGACGGGGGTGGCCGGCGGCGATGGCAACGTGCAGCCGCTTTTGATTGGCGACAGCACAGAGTGGCTCCCTTGGGTTGCCCAGGAGTTCAACGAGCAGATGCTCCTCTCGCTGGGGAAGGATGGTTCTGGAAACTTCCCAAATGGAGAGGACCGGTATTTGGCTTTTACCTTGAAAAAAGACAACGATGTTCTCAAGGGTTGGGCGCTGGTGAATGTGTCTCTGGATTTCACTTCTTTCAATGCAACTCAAGTACCCTATGCCGTGAACCGCGCGACCCTGACCTTACAGGAGTGGGCCTATTCTTGTGCCGCAAACGAGAATATCGAGATGGGAGATAAGGGCGGCGCGACAGGCGCCAGCGGTTGCGGGGTGGAAAATGTTCCGGAGCCATCGACGTTTGGTCTGCTGGCGTTGGGCGCAGCCGGGCTTGGAATTTTGAAGCGACGAAAGGCCTAA
- a CDS encoding GNAT family N-acetyltransferase: protein MGKIYVSFAGLKPGELHAALAEGRMPHLAQVERQAGYEAKGRVFSVGWPHPDAVASVRADWAGRVAPVGSVLPLTLEEALWDLRVLETDFQASDLLQFLPRLAEIDLDRDSRVAALAAILADAATLHAAATHLAEKSDWDVLLVRYDALACAAKHLTGPLFAPCRSVLLQYLDLFLWRLGQFGELIFVEGGEPEIRRRETKISLGPFVLHEVSNKQGWQEFRVEREAKGIGTVSFGRTATNIRKFRLRIHQEWRRRGWGRELFEQVKRLAYGNPIEAECYQDEGMSEFLERCGFRRQHVWHRQECSVAKLHQSWSETVASWGDVGLEIEKLRNEDRAAVSAFLLETVPIHSRLPELELRRWVARETTTGMIAKREGAVAGVCLYRISGSIGTLQMLSIREGKWASLALGLLTQRCLEDAMQRKVSTFHYEFHAENQRVKQILRRLPAVEMRVREVWSYDAVRPV from the coding sequence GTGGGAAAAATTTACGTTTCCTTTGCGGGCCTCAAGCCTGGTGAATTGCATGCGGCCCTTGCTGAGGGCCGCATGCCGCATTTGGCCCAGGTGGAACGACAAGCGGGGTATGAGGCCAAGGGGCGAGTGTTTTCGGTGGGCTGGCCACATCCCGACGCTGTTGCGAGTGTGCGTGCGGATTGGGCGGGACGTGTGGCGCCAGTGGGCTCTGTGCTGCCGCTTACGCTTGAAGAGGCGCTCTGGGATCTCCGTGTTTTGGAGACCGACTTCCAGGCGTCGGACTTACTCCAGTTTCTTCCCCGCCTGGCGGAAATCGATCTCGACAGAGACTCTCGCGTGGCTGCTTTGGCGGCGATTCTTGCCGATGCGGCAACACTCCATGCCGCAGCGACGCATCTGGCCGAGAAATCGGATTGGGATGTACTGCTTGTTCGCTACGATGCCCTCGCGTGTGCTGCCAAGCATCTCACCGGGCCACTCTTTGCACCGTGCCGCAGTGTCCTCCTGCAATATCTGGATTTATTCCTCTGGCGATTGGGGCAATTCGGCGAACTCATTTTTGTGGAGGGGGGCGAGCCGGAGATCCGTCGCCGGGAGACGAAAATTTCGCTCGGACCGTTTGTCCTGCACGAGGTGAGCAACAAGCAGGGGTGGCAGGAGTTTCGGGTGGAACGGGAAGCGAAGGGAATCGGTACGGTTTCTTTTGGCCGTACCGCGACAAACATCCGTAAGTTTCGTTTGCGGATCCACCAGGAATGGCGGCGGCGCGGCTGGGGCCGGGAACTTTTTGAGCAGGTGAAGCGATTGGCGTATGGGAATCCAATCGAGGCAGAGTGCTATCAGGATGAGGGAATGTCGGAGTTTCTCGAGCGCTGCGGGTTTCGTCGCCAGCATGTCTGGCATCGCCAGGAATGCAGCGTCGCCAAGCTCCATCAGAGTTGGTCGGAAACGGTGGCGTCATGGGGGGATGTAGGACTTGAGATTGAGAAGCTGAGGAATGAAGACCGCGCGGCGGTGTCTGCTTTTCTCCTCGAGACTGTGCCCATTCACAGCCGTCTTCCGGAGCTGGAATTGCGCCGCTGGGTGGCGCGCGAAACCACTACTGGAATGATTGCGAAACGGGAGGGCGCTGTTGCCGGCGTGTGTCTCTATCGGATCTCGGGGAGCATTGGGACGCTGCAGATGCTTTCGATTCGAGAGGGAAAATGGGCTTCGCTCGCGCTTGGGCTTCTGACTCAACGATGCCTGGAAGATGCCATGCAGCGGAAGGTCTCCACCTTCCACTATGAGTTCCACGCGGAGAATCAACGTGTGAAACAGATTTTACGCCGGCTGCCTGCGGTGGAGATGAGGGTGCGCGAAGTTTGGAGCTATGACGCGGTTCGACCGGTTTAG
- a CDS encoding glycosyltransferase family 2 protein, whose product MISIVIPIHNEEPSILPLYDRLTAVLERLQRPYEIIFVDDASTDRSFDLLANLVETDQRLKVIRLRRNFGQTPALQAGFDEAQGEVIISMDGDLQHDPEDIPALLEKVEQGWDIASGWRKNRIDNAITRKIPSRIANWLMAKASGIELHDFGTTFKAYRTEILKDINLYGELHRFIPALAKLYGARVIEVPIKNTPRAAGDSHYGLSRTFRVLYDILTIKFLLTYFTRPMHFFGTLGLTGTILGGAIMSYLFVYKLLGNDIVVDHGPLMIAGSLLLLAGIMMFSTGILGEMLMRTYFESQGRRIYAVREVRTRKEAQAPEAAR is encoded by the coding sequence ATGATCTCGATCGTCATCCCGATTCACAACGAGGAACCGTCCATCCTTCCTCTCTACGACCGACTGACCGCTGTTCTGGAGCGGCTACAGCGGCCCTACGAAATCATTTTTGTGGACGACGCCTCGACCGATCGCAGCTTCGACCTCCTCGCCAATCTCGTCGAAACCGACCAGCGCCTCAAAGTCATTCGCCTCCGCCGCAACTTCGGACAAACTCCCGCCCTCCAGGCCGGTTTCGACGAAGCGCAAGGCGAAGTCATCATCTCGATGGATGGCGATCTCCAGCACGACCCCGAAGACATCCCCGCCCTGCTCGAAAAAGTGGAACAAGGCTGGGACATTGCTTCCGGTTGGCGCAAGAATCGCATCGACAACGCCATCACCCGCAAGATTCCCTCGCGCATCGCCAACTGGCTGATGGCCAAGGCTTCCGGCATTGAATTGCACGACTTCGGCACCACATTCAAGGCTTACCGCACCGAGATCCTCAAAGACATCAATCTCTACGGCGAACTGCATCGCTTCATCCCTGCCCTGGCAAAGCTCTACGGCGCCCGCGTCATCGAAGTCCCGATCAAGAACACTCCCCGCGCCGCTGGCGATTCCCACTACGGCCTCAGCCGCACCTTCCGCGTCCTCTACGACATCCTCACCATCAAGTTCCTGCTCACCTACTTCACCCGCCCGATGCACTTCTTCGGCACCCTCGGGCTGACGGGCACCATTCTCGGTGGCGCAATCATGAGCTACCTCTTCGTCTACAAGTTGCTCGGGAATGACATCGTAGTGGACCACGGCCCACTTATGATTGCAGGCTCCCTGCTATTGCTGGCTGGCATCATGATGTTCTCAACGGGCATCCTCGGCGAAATGCTGATGCGCACCTACTTTGAAAGCCAGGGCCGCCGCATCTACGCCGTCCGCGAAGTCCGTACGCGCAAAGAAGCGCAAGCTCCCGAAGCAGCGCGCTAA
- a CDS encoding DASS family sodium-coupled anion symporter — protein sequence MGRIPKRIWGLALLVAIYLLIAYGFPKPDVIKPEGWRLFSLFVATVAGLIFQPVSGGALVLMAVVFASIVGGLSIKQALDGYSDPTNWLVLAAFFISRALIKSGLARRIALFFVRLFGKTSLGVSYALCFSDIALASIIPSNGARSGGVILPIVRSVAELYGSKPGLTSNVIGAFLMTSVYQGVCISSAMFLTGQASNPLAAQLAGKLHNVQIDWFGWFRAGVVPGLCSILAVPWLVSKIYPPEVKNTPEAAAFAHQELSAMGKLGSNEWVLTAVFLGVCGAWATTSIHKMDVAVPALLGSIALLITGVLTWEDVKKEEAAWDMFIWYGGLLNLAKALNSTGIPTEFAKFVGGSLEGLNWYPLMMIALLVYFFAHYAFASITAHLLAMFPAFVGVIIGQGAPAGLACFGFAMFANLSAGLTNYGTTPAPMFFAQEYVDMKSWWRVGFLCALLNIAIWSTVGFAWWKFVGLW from the coding sequence GTGGGTCGAATTCCCAAACGCATTTGGGGTTTAGCGCTTCTCGTTGCCATATATTTACTGATCGCCTACGGGTTCCCAAAACCCGATGTGATCAAGCCGGAAGGCTGGCGGCTGTTCTCCCTTTTTGTCGCGACCGTAGCGGGTCTGATCTTCCAACCGGTGAGCGGCGGGGCGCTGGTGCTGATGGCCGTCGTCTTTGCCAGCATTGTGGGCGGGCTTTCAATCAAGCAGGCGCTTGATGGCTATTCAGACCCGACGAATTGGCTGGTGCTGGCCGCATTCTTCATTTCGCGCGCGCTGATCAAATCGGGACTGGCGCGGCGGATTGCTCTTTTCTTTGTCCGCTTGTTTGGGAAGACCTCGCTTGGCGTCAGCTATGCGCTTTGCTTTAGCGACATCGCGCTGGCCTCAATCATTCCCTCGAATGGTGCGCGCAGCGGTGGTGTGATTCTGCCGATTGTGCGCAGTGTGGCGGAGCTGTATGGGTCGAAGCCGGGGCTGACGTCGAATGTGATTGGAGCTTTTTTGATGACCAGCGTCTATCAGGGGGTTTGCATCAGTTCGGCGATGTTTCTGACCGGACAGGCCTCAAATCCGCTGGCGGCGCAGCTTGCGGGCAAGCTGCACAATGTCCAGATCGATTGGTTTGGCTGGTTTCGGGCGGGAGTGGTGCCGGGATTGTGCAGCATTCTGGCGGTGCCGTGGCTGGTGAGCAAGATCTATCCGCCAGAAGTGAAAAATACTCCGGAAGCTGCCGCTTTCGCACACCAAGAACTCAGCGCGATGGGCAAGCTGGGATCGAATGAGTGGGTGCTGACGGCTGTATTTCTGGGTGTTTGCGGAGCTTGGGCAACAACGAGCATTCACAAGATGGATGTTGCGGTGCCGGCGCTACTGGGTAGTATTGCGCTGCTGATTACGGGTGTTTTGACCTGGGAGGACGTGAAGAAGGAAGAGGCGGCCTGGGACATGTTCATCTGGTATGGCGGGCTGCTGAATCTGGCCAAGGCGTTGAATAGCACCGGGATTCCGACAGAGTTTGCGAAGTTTGTGGGGGGATCGCTCGAGGGGCTGAACTGGTATCCGCTGATGATGATCGCGCTACTGGTGTACTTCTTTGCCCACTACGCGTTTGCGAGCATTACCGCTCATCTGCTGGCGATGTTTCCGGCCTTTGTCGGGGTGATCATCGGGCAGGGAGCGCCGGCTGGTCTCGCTTGCTTTGGATTCGCGATGTTCGCGAACCTCTCGGCTGGATTGACCAATTACGGCACGACGCCTGCCCCGATGTTCTTTGCCCAGGAATACGTTGACATGAAGAGCTGGTGGCGCGTCGGATTCCTCTGCGCCTTGCTCAATATCGCGATCTGGTCGACGGTCGGCTTCGCCTGGTGGAAGTTCGTCGGTCTCTGGTAG
- a CDS encoding sialidase family protein, giving the protein MRLAILLFPLLAIAQIQQGFIYESAPFPECHASTIVETAPGEFYAAWFGGTKEGAKDVAIWGARLKDGAWSAPVELAREKDQSTYNPVLFFTKDKKLWLFYKHGLHPKTWNGAKISSLDGGRTWSEKEYLPAGLYGPIKNKPLVLADGTVVSGTSVESDHAWTAWVERSTDNAQTWTKHGPIVYPAEARGIIQPTIVPIGKNTLRMYIRSTKKIGFITYADSKDGGKTWSSAKITNLPNPDSGIDAVALKDGRIVLIYNHTSSGRSPLNIAVSKDGDKWTAPIVLESEPGEYSYPAIIQAADGKVHATWTWHRKKVKHAVIPLESLPN; this is encoded by the coding sequence ATGAGACTTGCAATTCTTCTATTTCCCTTGCTGGCCATAGCGCAGATCCAACAAGGATTCATTTACGAATCAGCGCCATTTCCGGAGTGCCACGCCTCAACGATTGTCGAAACCGCTCCCGGTGAGTTTTATGCCGCCTGGTTCGGCGGCACAAAGGAAGGTGCAAAAGACGTCGCCATCTGGGGTGCCCGTCTGAAGGATGGAGCCTGGAGTGCGCCCGTCGAATTGGCTCGCGAAAAGGACCAGTCCACCTACAATCCCGTTCTCTTTTTCACCAAAGATAAGAAGCTGTGGCTGTTCTACAAGCACGGTCTGCACCCCAAGACATGGAACGGCGCTAAAATCTCGTCTCTCGACGGCGGCCGCACCTGGAGCGAAAAAGAGTATCTGCCGGCTGGTCTCTACGGCCCGATCAAAAACAAGCCGCTTGTTCTCGCCGACGGCACTGTCGTCTCTGGCACCAGCGTCGAATCCGACCACGCCTGGACCGCCTGGGTCGAGCGCTCCACCGACAACGCGCAAACCTGGACCAAGCACGGCCCCATCGTCTACCCGGCAGAAGCCCGCGGCATCATCCAGCCCACCATCGTCCCCATTGGCAAGAACACGCTGCGCATGTACATTCGCTCCACCAAGAAGATCGGCTTCATCACCTACGCCGATTCCAAGGATGGCGGCAAAACCTGGTCCAGCGCCAAGATCACCAATCTCCCCAACCCGGATAGCGGCATTGATGCCGTGGCGCTCAAGGACGGCCGTATCGTCCTCATTTACAACCACACCAGCAGCGGGCGCTCCCCGCTCAACATCGCTGTGAGCAAGGATGGCGACAAGTGGACAGCGCCGATCGTTCTCGAATCAGAACCCGGCGAATATTCCTACCCCGCCATCATCCAAGCCGCCGACGGCAAAGTCCACGCCACCTGGACCTGGCACCGCAAGAAGGTCAAGCACGCCGTCATCCCACTCGAGTCTCTGCCGAACTAA
- a CDS encoding ROK family protein — protein MFGAIEAGGTKIVCAYGKDPENLTVSPPIPTTSPKETLERIREFFAGRKLKRTGIACFGPLEIAKGRIAPLTPKIEWRGFPIVKAVEKALGCPAVLDTDVNGAALGEHLWGAAKKSTHFVYVTVGTGIGGGTMLNGQLIHGLLHPEVGHMRVRRFGGDEYGGHCPVHGDCLEGLACGPAIAARYGVAKAEELQDHHPGWALEAHYLGQMAVNLACAYSPELLILGGGIGLKRGMVEMVRQTAAQEMNGYAPLPKIVRAKLGGRAGVLGALALAIGV, from the coding sequence ATGTTTGGAGCAATTGAAGCTGGTGGTACGAAGATCGTCTGCGCCTATGGCAAAGACCCTGAAAATCTGACGGTGAGTCCTCCGATTCCGACGACGAGTCCGAAGGAGACCCTCGAACGGATCCGGGAGTTTTTCGCCGGTCGCAAGCTGAAGCGCACTGGGATCGCCTGCTTTGGGCCGCTCGAAATTGCGAAGGGCCGCATTGCCCCGTTGACGCCGAAGATCGAGTGGCGTGGCTTTCCGATTGTGAAGGCGGTGGAGAAGGCGTTGGGCTGTCCCGCGGTTCTTGATACGGATGTGAACGGCGCCGCGCTTGGCGAACATCTTTGGGGCGCAGCGAAGAAGTCGACACACTTTGTCTATGTCACGGTGGGGACGGGAATCGGCGGTGGGACGATGCTGAACGGCCAGCTGATTCATGGACTGCTCCATCCGGAAGTGGGGCATATGCGTGTGCGCCGCTTTGGGGGCGACGAGTATGGCGGGCACTGCCCGGTGCATGGGGATTGTCTCGAAGGGCTGGCGTGCGGGCCCGCGATCGCAGCCCGTTATGGGGTAGCGAAGGCGGAAGAACTACAGGATCATCATCCGGGCTGGGCTTTGGAAGCTCACTATCTGGGACAGATGGCGGTGAATCTGGCTTGTGCGTATTCGCCGGAACTGCTGATTCTCGGCGGCGGGATTGGTCTCAAGCGCGGGATGGTGGAGATGGTGCGTCAGACTGCCGCGCAAGAGATGAATGGTTATGCGCCGCTCCCAAAAATCGTGCGGGCGAAACTGGGCGGCCGGGCAGGAGTGCTGGGCGCGTTGGCGTTGGCAATTGGCGTTTAG